Genomic segment of Nostoc sp. TCL240-02:
CCCAACCAACTTAAAAAGGGGGATTTTAAGATTCTCCCTTAAAAAGAGGAAATAGGGGGATTATCTTACTAATTTCTTCTCCTACTAGAGTAAGTTAATAACTCATTATAGTAGTAATCAAAAATCTATTTTATTGATTTGTAATGGCAAATTCATCAGATGATTCAAATCTCGGCGATGAAAGTTTCAATTTAACAGGTGTCAGTGGTGCAAATTTCTGGTTTGACCAAGGTTTTACACGGCTAGTATACTTTTTTGCTGTGATTACTGTTGCAGTACTATTTTTGATGAGTTGGGTAATTTTCTCAGAAGCTCTACCAGCCATCAAGCAGTTTGGACTGGGGTTTTTGTGGGGAAAAGATTGGGATACAGGTAATCAGATTTTTGGTGCATTACCCTATATTTATGGAACTCTGGTAAGTAGTGCGATCGCTATTTTATTTGCTGTCCCGGTGGGAATGGCAGTAGCCTTAGTCACGAGTGAAAATTTCTTACCTACATCGCTGCGAACTATCGTAGCATTTGTTGTGGAATTAATTGCAGCAATTCCCAGTGTAATTATTGGTCTATGGGCGATTTTTGTCTTTATTCCAGTTTTAGAACCTCTACAAAAGTGGCTAGCCAATACTTTTAAATGGATACCACTGTTTAATACAGAAGATCCTTCTGGGACTAATATGTTGACTGCTGGAGTTATTCTAGCCATCATGATTTTGCCCACAATGGCAGCAATTAGCCGTGATGTCTTAATGGCTATCCCTAAAGAATTACGTAGTGCATCTATGGCTTTGGGTGGCACTCGTTGGGAAACAATTTTTCGAGTCTTGCTACCATCGGGATTTTCTGGAATTGTGAGTGCAGCCATGCTTGCTTTAGGACGTGCTTTGGGTGAAACAATGGCTGTCACTATGTTGATTGGCAACTCTGCTCAAATCAGCGCTTCTTTACTCGATCCAGCTTATACAATTCCCTCTGTATTAGCTAATGAATTTGCTGAAGCTGAACCGGGATTACATATAGGTGCTTTAAGCTATTTGGGATTGATTTTGTTTGGATTGACTCTAGCTGTAAATATTGGCGCTGTACTATTGGTGAAGTGGGTTGGTAGGAAAAATAAATGATACTTTCTTAATCAATGTAGCAAGACATTTATCCATCAAAATTTGTAAAACTTATGAGTGGTTACATCCAGTCAGAAACGGATGAATCTTTGGTGACAGAATTATGCAGTCCTCTGCCAACAGAGCGAGTAATATTTACATACGCAATGAATGCGATCGCTTTTGGTTTTACAGGTCTAGCACTCATTCCTTTATTATCAATTTTGTGGGAAATTTTCATCCGGGGAATATCTGGACTCAAATCTGAAATGTTTGTCAAAGCAGTGATTGATAATGGCTTTGGCAATGCCATCCTGGGAACCATAATTATGGTGATAATTGGTTCTATTTTAAGCATTCCCACAGGGATTATGACAGGAATTTTCTTAGCAGAATTTGGACAAAGCAACACAATTGCTAGTCTTGTTCGTTTTATCACCAGCATTCTTACAGGCGTGCCTTCAATCGTTGTAGGTGTATTCGCTTATGGCGTGATAGTTTTAGTAACTAAAGGATTTAGTGCGATCGCAGGTGGTTTTGCTTTAGCCGTAATTATGCTACCTGTGATTATACTGACAACAGAAGAATCCTTAAAACTGATTCCCACATCTCAACGCCTCGCCTCTGCTGCTTTAGGTGGAACTCGCTTCCAAACTACTTTTCGCATTGTTGTCACTACTGCAATCCCCGGAATTACTACAGGCATTTTATTAGCTGTAGCCCGTGCTGCTGGTGAAACAGCACCCTTAATTTTTACTGCTTTATTTAGTCTAGATTGGTCAGAAGGATTGTTAAGTCCAACAGCTTCTTTACCAGTATTGATTTTTAACCTCTACAACGATCCCGACCCAGAAAAAAGCCAATTGGTATGGACTACTTCTATAGTTTTACTCGGCTTAATTTTATGTGTCAGCATTATTTCTCGCTTAGTTATTAGACAGAGAAGAATAAAATGAGCAGAATACAGAATTCAGAAGTCAGAGGTAAGAATTAAGTAGTAGATGATTCAGATTTGCTACTAATTTAAGACTATTACTAGTATATAATTTCATCTTAATCCTGACTCATGAATTCTGTTTTTATAATTTTTATTTAGCACCTTAATCAAGCATGAGTAACCTAATTCCAGCTATCAAAGTTAAAAATATCAGCTTTTACTATGGCACAACAAAAGCAA
This window contains:
- the pstC gene encoding phosphate ABC transporter permease subunit PstC, encoding MANSSDDSNLGDESFNLTGVSGANFWFDQGFTRLVYFFAVITVAVLFLMSWVIFSEALPAIKQFGLGFLWGKDWDTGNQIFGALPYIYGTLVSSAIAILFAVPVGMAVALVTSENFLPTSLRTIVAFVVELIAAIPSVIIGLWAIFVFIPVLEPLQKWLANTFKWIPLFNTEDPSGTNMLTAGVILAIMILPTMAAISRDVLMAIPKELRSASMALGGTRWETIFRVLLPSGFSGIVSAAMLALGRALGETMAVTMLIGNSAQISASLLDPAYTIPSVLANEFAEAEPGLHIGALSYLGLILFGLTLAVNIGAVLLVKWVGRKNK
- the pstA gene encoding phosphate ABC transporter permease PstA yields the protein MSGYIQSETDESLVTELCSPLPTERVIFTYAMNAIAFGFTGLALIPLLSILWEIFIRGISGLKSEMFVKAVIDNGFGNAILGTIIMVIIGSILSIPTGIMTGIFLAEFGQSNTIASLVRFITSILTGVPSIVVGVFAYGVIVLVTKGFSAIAGGFALAVIMLPVIILTTEESLKLIPTSQRLASAALGGTRFQTTFRIVVTTAIPGITTGILLAVARAAGETAPLIFTALFSLDWSEGLLSPTASLPVLIFNLYNDPDPEKSQLVWTTSIVLLGLILCVSIISRLVIRQRRIK